Proteins encoded in a region of the uncultured Paludibaculum sp. genome:
- a CDS encoding VOC family protein produces MPNQVAHFAINTSDLPASRAFYEGVFGWKFNAWGPPGFYMIDTGGAAGPLHGSLQQRREIVPGVAMNGFECTISVEDVAATAKAIEAHGGKIVMPICTLAGVGQLLFFQDPGGTIAGAMQFETPAA; encoded by the coding sequence ATGCCAAACCAAGTAGCGCACTTCGCCATCAATACTTCCGATCTGCCGGCCTCGCGCGCCTTCTATGAGGGCGTCTTCGGCTGGAAGTTCAACGCCTGGGGGCCGCCGGGCTTCTACATGATCGACACCGGAGGGGCCGCCGGGCCGCTCCACGGCTCGCTGCAGCAGCGGCGCGAGATTGTGCCGGGCGTCGCGATGAATGGCTTCGAATGCACGATTTCCGTGGAAGATGTGGCTGCCACGGCCAAGGCCATCGAAGCGCACGGCGGCAAGATCGTGATGCCCATCTGCACGCTGGCTGGTGTAGGCCAGTTGCTGTTCTTCCAGGATCCGGGCGGCACCATCGCTGGGGCGATGCAATTTGAAACTCCGGCGGCGTGA
- a CDS encoding lmo0937 family membrane protein, with amino-acid sequence MLWTIFVILLVLWLLGMVTSYTLYGFIHILLVVALVILLLRVIEGRRVL; translated from the coding sequence ATGTTATGGACAATCTTCGTGATCCTATTGGTCTTGTGGCTGCTTGGAATGGTGACGTCGTACACGCTGTATGGCTTCATCCACATCCTGCTGGTCGTGGCGCTGGTCATCCTTCTCCTCCGCGTCATCGAAGGCCGTAGGGTCCTCTAG
- the pgm gene encoding phosphoglucomutase (alpha-D-glucose-1,6-bisphosphate-dependent), whose product MALHPLAGKPAPAELLIDTTKLERAYYANRPDLADAHQLVSFGTSGHRGTSTNGTFTEAHILAITQAICDYRQSKGYTGPLIMGKDTHALSAAAQRTALEVLAANEQTTLIQMDDGFTPTPVVSHAILERNRGLSSGFSDGIIITPSHNPPADGGFKYNPPDGGPADTDVTNWIQNRANELLRGNNTGVRHIPVERAIRADCVHERDFIPGFVRGLSSVLDMDIIAKAGLKIGVDPLGGASVHYWAEVAERFGLDLTVVNTNVDPQFGFMTVDHDGKIRMDCSSPYAMASLVKLKDKFDIAFGNDPDADRHGIVTRSSGLLNPNHFLCVAIRYLLTHRAAWNANAAIGKTLVSSALIDRVVGSLGRRVYEVPVGFKWFAPGLYDGSVAFGGEESAGASFLRQDGRVWTTDKDGLILGLLACEITARTGRDPGEHYQDITNEFGSSYYTRIDTPSTPEQKAKLSKLSPSAVTDVTLAGAPITAKLTSAPGNGAPIGGLKVVTEQGWFAARPSGTENIYKLYAESLVSEQHLQTIVGEAQDLVARSL is encoded by the coding sequence ATGGCCCTGCATCCCCTCGCCGGCAAACCGGCACCGGCTGAACTGCTGATCGACACGACGAAACTGGAGCGCGCCTACTACGCCAACAGGCCCGACCTGGCCGACGCGCACCAACTCGTCAGCTTCGGCACCAGCGGCCATCGCGGCACCTCCACCAACGGCACGTTCACCGAGGCGCACATCCTGGCCATCACGCAGGCCATCTGCGACTATCGTCAGTCAAAGGGGTACACCGGCCCGCTGATCATGGGCAAGGACACGCATGCCCTATCGGCCGCGGCACAGCGTACGGCCCTGGAAGTCCTGGCAGCCAACGAGCAGACCACGCTGATTCAGATGGACGACGGGTTCACGCCGACGCCGGTGGTCAGCCATGCCATTTTGGAGCGCAACCGCGGGCTCAGTTCCGGCTTCAGCGATGGCATCATCATCACCCCATCGCACAATCCCCCGGCGGATGGCGGCTTCAAGTACAACCCACCCGATGGCGGCCCCGCCGACACGGACGTCACCAACTGGATCCAGAACCGCGCCAATGAGCTACTACGGGGCAACAATACCGGTGTTCGCCACATCCCGGTCGAGCGCGCCATTCGGGCCGACTGCGTTCACGAGCGCGATTTCATTCCCGGCTTCGTGCGCGGACTCTCGTCCGTGCTCGACATGGACATCATCGCCAAAGCCGGTTTGAAGATCGGCGTCGACCCCCTGGGCGGTGCGTCCGTGCACTATTGGGCCGAAGTGGCCGAGCGGTTCGGCCTCGACCTGACGGTGGTGAATACCAACGTGGATCCCCAGTTCGGCTTCATGACCGTCGATCACGATGGCAAGATCCGTATGGACTGCTCCAGCCCCTACGCCATGGCCAGCCTGGTGAAGCTGAAGGACAAGTTCGACATCGCCTTCGGCAACGACCCCGACGCCGACCGCCACGGCATCGTCACCCGTTCTTCCGGCCTGCTCAACCCCAACCACTTTCTGTGCGTGGCCATCCGCTACCTGCTCACGCACCGCGCCGCCTGGAATGCCAATGCCGCCATCGGGAAGACGCTCGTCTCCAGCGCGCTCATTGATCGAGTGGTGGGCAGCTTGGGGCGAAGAGTCTACGAAGTGCCCGTGGGCTTCAAGTGGTTCGCTCCGGGACTGTACGACGGCAGCGTGGCCTTCGGCGGGGAGGAGAGCGCCGGAGCCAGCTTCCTCCGGCAGGACGGCCGCGTCTGGACTACGGACAAGGACGGCCTCATCCTGGGCCTGCTGGCCTGTGAGATCACAGCCCGCACCGGACGCGATCCCGGCGAGCACTACCAGGACATCACGAACGAGTTCGGCTCGTCCTATTACACCCGCATCGACACTCCGTCCACACCGGAGCAAAAAGCCAAGCTCAGCAAGCTGTCTCCGTCGGCCGTCACGGACGTGACACTGGCCGGGGCGCCCATTACGGCAAAACTGACCTCGGCGCCGGGCAACGGCGCACCGATCGGCGGGCTCAAGGTGGTGACGGAGCAGGGCTGGTTCGCCGCCCGGCCCTCCGGCACCGAGAACATCTACAAGCTCTACGCCGAAAGCCTGGTGAGTGAGCAACATCTTCAGACCATCGTGGGCGAGGCGCAGGACCTCGTTGCCCGGTCCTTGTAG
- a CDS encoding helix-turn-helix transcriptional regulator, giving the protein MPKSRQPYLDPTVLVRSFGVTLSNMALIPPHAPGWHELIYASQGVLTVRTDQAAWVLPPHRAVWIPQGVNHRLEITGTVALRNLYVRADLRASGRALPQDCCVVNVTGLLREVLLRIIEWSVLDTRKPEQRRLIGVLLDELKLLRTMPLQLPAPTDPRAVRFAALAASAAAEGSPLPKLLRACGASRRTMERLFHEETGMSLGQWLRRQKLLHSLKLLAAGHGVQNIAEELGYQSTSAFIAMFRRELGQTPGRYFEQM; this is encoded by the coding sequence ATGCCGAAATCCCGCCAACCGTATCTCGATCCCACAGTCCTGGTGCGTAGTTTCGGAGTAACCCTCTCCAACATGGCGCTCATCCCACCCCATGCCCCCGGCTGGCACGAGTTGATCTACGCCTCACAAGGTGTGCTCACCGTCCGTACCGACCAGGCTGCCTGGGTCCTGCCGCCACACCGGGCCGTCTGGATTCCGCAGGGCGTGAATCATCGGCTGGAGATCACCGGCACCGTCGCGCTGCGCAATCTCTATGTGCGGGCGGATCTTCGCGCCTCCGGGCGGGCGCTACCCCAGGACTGCTGCGTAGTGAACGTGACCGGCCTGCTGCGCGAGGTCCTCCTGCGCATCATCGAGTGGAGCGTGCTGGACACCCGCAAGCCGGAACAGCGCCGGTTGATCGGGGTCCTGCTGGACGAACTGAAACTGCTGCGGACCATGCCCCTGCAACTGCCGGCGCCCACTGACCCTCGGGCCGTGCGCTTCGCGGCCCTGGCCGCCTCAGCCGCCGCGGAAGGCTCACCACTGCCCAAACTCCTGCGCGCCTGCGGGGCCAGTCGCCGCACGATGGAGCGCCTGTTTCATGAGGAGACGGGCATGAGTCTGGGGCAGTGGCTGCGCCGCCAGAAGCTGCTGCACAGCCTGAAACTCCTCGCCGCCGGGCATGGTGTCCAGAACATCGCCGAGGAACTGGGCTACCAGAGCACCAGCGCCTTTATCGCCATGTTCCGCCGCGAGCTGGGCCAGACGCCGGGCCGGTATTTTGAACAGATGTAG
- a CDS encoding ATP-binding cassette domain-containing protein encodes MISVNNLTMRFGAKILFEDVTTTFLPGRRYAISGPNGAGKSTLMKIFTGELDAFKGTVTKPKRMGVLRQDQFAFDAYRVLDVVIMGNAPLWQAMQEREALYEKDPALLTDDDGMRLGELEGIVGEEGGYSAESDAAILLSGLGVDDELHERRMGELQGGQKVRVLLAQALFGNPEVLLLDEPTNHLDLDSVHWLQDYLCKYEGLLIVISHDRHFLNSVCTHTADIDYETVITYTGGYDDMVLAKMQIRSRIEAQNEQREKKIAQLNEFIARFSAGTRSSQVTSRKKEVERLQNSDLARSNIQRPFIRFNIERPSGRHPLEIQGLSKAYDDLKVVTKFSAKIARGEKIALMGRNGCGKTTLLRSVLRNAPGGVDDKDRLFPIDAGTVTWGHEVSVGYFAQDHSESIQHGMTVIEWLYQFDPRASQEELRGLLGQMLFSGDDALKPTQALSGGEAARIIFCRLMLQKPNLLVLDEPTNHLDLESINALNIALQKYDGTVLLVTHDHDVIDEVASRIWHFDHGKIEDFPGTYEEYQAAQGQQQRR; translated from the coding sequence TTGATTTCCGTCAACAATCTCACCATGCGCTTCGGCGCCAAGATTCTGTTCGAAGACGTCACCACTACGTTTTTGCCCGGGCGGCGCTATGCGATCTCCGGACCGAACGGCGCGGGTAAGTCGACGCTGATGAAGATCTTCACCGGCGAGTTGGATGCCTTCAAGGGCACGGTCACCAAACCGAAGCGTATGGGCGTGTTGCGGCAGGACCAGTTCGCCTTCGACGCCTATCGCGTGCTGGACGTGGTGATCATGGGCAACGCGCCGCTGTGGCAGGCGATGCAGGAGCGCGAGGCGCTCTATGAGAAAGACCCGGCGCTGCTCACCGACGACGACGGCATGCGGCTGGGCGAACTGGAAGGCATTGTCGGCGAGGAAGGCGGCTACAGCGCCGAGAGCGACGCGGCCATCCTGCTATCGGGTTTGGGCGTCGACGACGAACTGCACGAGCGCCGCATGGGCGAGTTGCAGGGCGGCCAGAAGGTCCGCGTACTGCTGGCGCAGGCCCTGTTCGGCAACCCCGAAGTGCTGCTGCTGGACGAGCCGACGAACCACCTCGACCTGGACTCGGTCCACTGGCTGCAGGACTACCTGTGCAAGTACGAGGGACTGCTGATCGTTATCTCTCACGACCGTCACTTCCTCAATAGTGTGTGCACGCACACGGCCGACATCGACTACGAGACGGTCATCACCTACACCGGCGGCTACGACGACATGGTGCTGGCGAAGATGCAGATCCGGTCGCGCATTGAGGCCCAGAACGAGCAGCGCGAGAAGAAGATTGCGCAGTTGAACGAGTTCATCGCGCGCTTCTCAGCCGGCACGCGGTCGAGCCAGGTGACGTCGCGCAAGAAGGAAGTCGAGCGGCTGCAGAACTCCGATCTGGCCCGGTCGAACATTCAACGGCCGTTCATCCGCTTCAATATCGAACGCCCGTCGGGCCGCCATCCCCTGGAGATCCAGGGCCTGTCGAAGGCGTATGACGATCTCAAGGTCGTCACGAAGTTTTCGGCCAAGATCGCGCGCGGCGAGAAGATCGCCCTGATGGGCCGCAACGGTTGCGGCAAGACCACGCTGCTGCGCAGCGTTCTGCGCAACGCGCCCGGCGGTGTCGACGACAAGGACAGGCTATTCCCCATCGACGCGGGCACGGTGACGTGGGGTCATGAAGTTTCGGTCGGTTACTTCGCCCAGGATCACAGCGAGTCGATTCAGCATGGCATGACGGTGATTGAGTGGCTCTATCAGTTCGATCCGCGTGCGTCGCAGGAAGAATTGCGCGGGTTGCTGGGGCAAATGCTGTTCAGCGGCGACGATGCGCTGAAGCCGACACAGGCGCTGTCGGGCGGCGAGGCGGCACGTATCATCTTCTGCCGGCTGATGCTGCAGAAGCCCAACCTGCTGGTGCTGGACGAACCAACGAACCACCTGGACCTGGAGTCGATCAACGCGCTGAACATTGCGCTGCAGAAGTACGACGGCACGGTGCTGCTGGTGACGCACGACCACGACGTGATCGACGAAGTGGCCTCGCGCATCTGGCACTTCGACCACGGCAAAATCGAAGACTTCCCCGGGACGTACGAAGAGTATCAGGCAGCGCAGGGGCAGCAGCAACGGAGGTAA
- a CDS encoding YtxH domain-containing protein has protein sequence MNRDNIFFALAGLGLGAGLALLFAPESGQHLRGRIAYRARGEARRLKHQAEDLQATAVNLVDQGKEQALRQRDGIVNAVEAGKRAYLETV, from the coding sequence ATGAACAGAGACAACATCTTTTTCGCATTGGCTGGATTGGGCCTGGGCGCCGGGCTGGCACTGCTGTTCGCGCCTGAATCAGGCCAGCATCTGCGGGGCCGCATCGCCTACCGGGCGCGCGGCGAGGCCCGCCGCCTGAAGCACCAGGCCGAGGATCTCCAGGCGACCGCCGTGAACCTGGTGGATCAGGGTAAGGAACAGGCGTTGCGGCAGCGCGACGGCATCGTCAACGCTGTGGAGGCCGGCAAGCGCGCCTATCTGGAAACTGTATAA
- a CDS encoding lipid-binding SYLF domain-containing protein translates to MKQILGITLLAALPLLAKQPPAVQRLDDSAIVLSEIMGTPDKGIPQDLMEKAHCVVVVPGLKKGAFIIGGKYGKGFLSCRQADRTGWSAPAAIRVEGGSVGFQIGGSETDVVMLVMNESGSKKLLNSQFTLGAEGSVAAGPVGRTATADTDAYMRAEVLSWSRARGVFAGISLQGATLRQDMEENETLYGKRLTTEEVVHRSTPPAAASRLMGLLSKFSPREKSGD, encoded by the coding sequence ATGAAACAGATTCTGGGTATTACACTTTTGGCTGCCCTTCCGCTGTTGGCAAAACAGCCGCCCGCTGTACAGCGACTGGACGATTCGGCCATCGTGCTTTCCGAGATCATGGGTACGCCCGACAAGGGCATCCCGCAGGACCTCATGGAAAAGGCCCACTGCGTGGTAGTGGTGCCAGGCCTGAAGAAAGGCGCGTTCATCATCGGCGGCAAGTATGGCAAGGGCTTCCTGTCCTGCCGTCAGGCTGATCGCACGGGTTGGTCCGCTCCGGCGGCGATCCGTGTGGAAGGCGGCAGTGTTGGCTTCCAGATCGGCGGATCGGAGACCGACGTGGTGATGCTGGTGATGAATGAGAGCGGCTCGAAGAAACTGCTCAACAGCCAGTTCACGCTGGGTGCGGAAGGCTCAGTGGCGGCTGGCCCGGTGGGCCGTACGGCCACGGCGGACACCGACGCCTACATGCGTGCCGAAGTCCTTTCGTGGTCGCGGGCTCGCGGTGTCTTTGCCGGCATCTCGCTGCAAGGCGCGACGCTGAGGCAGGACATGGAAGAGAACGAAACGCTCTACGGTAAACGGCTGACAACGGAAGAAGTCGTCCATAGGAGCACTCCGCCCGCGGCGGCGTCCCGCCTGATGGGCCTGCTCTCGAAGTTCTCACCCCGCGAAAAGTCCGGCGACTGA
- a CDS encoding YncE family protein, with amino-acid sequence MRTSLGALLLSFAVSLPAAELPSPALLVLNKADATLVVIDPSTGKITGKTATGEGPHEMVVNAEGSVAFVSNYGSGSAPGQSISVIDLAGPTELRRFDTAPLQRPHGLAMSEGKLWFTAEANKIVGRYDPQAQRVDYLLGTGQNTTHMLQFSADQNKLFTANIGSDSISIFTRQPGTMNWNQTVVPVGKGPEAFDIAPDGRHLWAAHSRDGAVSVIDIAAGKVVETLLVGTKRSNRLKFTPDGKTVLISDLEAGELLFIDVASRKVVKRLALGQAPEGILIEPGGARAYVAVAGADHVAVIDLSTMAKTGQFETGGAPDGMAWIGGPRR; translated from the coding sequence ATGAGGACTTCCCTGGGTGCGCTACTCCTGTCTTTTGCTGTTTCCCTCCCGGCGGCCGAATTACCCTCGCCGGCTCTACTGGTTCTCAACAAAGCCGATGCGACGCTGGTGGTGATTGATCCATCCACCGGAAAGATCACCGGCAAGACCGCCACGGGCGAGGGGCCGCATGAGATGGTCGTGAACGCCGAAGGATCCGTGGCGTTCGTCTCCAACTACGGCAGCGGCTCCGCGCCGGGGCAATCGATCTCCGTCATCGATCTGGCCGGGCCTACCGAGTTGCGCCGCTTCGATACGGCTCCGCTACAACGGCCGCACGGGCTTGCCATGTCCGAAGGCAAGCTCTGGTTCACGGCGGAGGCCAATAAGATCGTGGGCCGGTACGACCCGCAGGCGCAACGCGTCGACTACCTGCTGGGGACGGGCCAGAACACTACGCACATGCTGCAGTTCAGTGCGGATCAGAACAAGCTGTTCACGGCCAACATCGGCTCCGACAGCATCTCGATCTTCACCCGGCAGCCCGGCACCATGAACTGGAATCAGACGGTGGTTCCCGTGGGCAAGGGGCCGGAAGCCTTCGACATCGCGCCGGATGGCCGCCACCTGTGGGCCGCGCATTCGCGTGATGGCGCCGTCTCCGTGATCGATATCGCCGCCGGGAAGGTGGTGGAGACGCTGCTCGTTGGCACAAAGCGATCGAACCGGTTGAAGTTCACTCCGGACGGCAAGACGGTGTTGATCTCCGACCTCGAAGCCGGTGAGCTGCTGTTTATCGACGTCGCCTCACGCAAGGTCGTAAAGCGGCTCGCATTGGGCCAGGCGCCGGAGGGCATTCTCATCGAGCCCGGCGGCGCCCGCGCCTACGTGGCCGTCGCAGGCGCCGATCATGTCGCCGTCATCGACCTTTCGACGATGGCCAAGACCGGCCAGTTTGAAACGGGTGGAGCACCGGACGGCATGGCCTGGATTGGCGGACCCCGCCGCTAG